The nucleotide sequence AAGTCGTAACAAGGTGGCCGTAGGGGAACCTGCGGCCGGATCACCTCCTAAGAAAACAAGTTTGTTTTTACTGGAGGAGCAAGGAAGCATCTGCCATATCTCTGAGAAACAGGGAAAACGTCAAAGCCCATACATCACATGTGAAAAAGAGCATTTCTTTTTTGTTTTGCTTTAGCCTTACTGTTTGTTGTGCTTGTTTCTTGTTTGTTTTTGCTGTTTTTGTGCGTAAACGCTTTAAGGTTTGTTGTTTGTTAGGTTGGTGTTATTGGTTTACTGTGAGGATGTTGGATTATTAGCCCAAAAAAGCGTGCACCCAGAAATGCCAAGAACAGAGGTCGCGGTATCGCGTATCCTGTTGAATTAGGCGAAGAATACGAATTGGAAATAGTTGAGACTACCCCCAATGGAGAAGGCGTGGGCAAAATCAAGGGATTCCCCGTTTTTGTCAAAAACGCCCCCTTAGGAGCAAACGTAAAAGTCCGCGTAACCAAACTAGAAGGTGGCTGCGCAGACGCCCAAATAGCTACCTAACTCAACTTATCTTCTTTTGTTTGTTTTGATGCTTTGCTTGTTGCCGGGTTAGTTGAATTTGTTTTGGTAGATGAGTTTGTAGGTGTAGGCTATGGCGATGGCGTTTATGATTATGCGTAGTCCGTTTATGGCTCCGACGGCGGGTCCGTTAAATCCGAAGTAGATGACGTTGAACATGCTTGTTCCCATGGTTATGCCCAGCACGGTTGTGGCGAAGGCTGCTCCCGTTTTGCGCATGCTAAAAAGCCCCACGGCAGAGCCCGCCCAAAGAAGCGGTTCAATATAGTTGTTGAGGTCCTCAGGGTCGCCAGGAATCGAAATCACAAAGAAAACTATGTTAATTACCATCCACACAAGCAGCATATACAAACCCTTAGGCATGCCCGTTTTCATCCAAACAGAACACTCCTTTGACGTAACTTTTCTTTTTCTGCTATATAATTTTGTGTACTCTGTTGATGTTGCGGTTTAGGTGCCCATGAATAGGCTTAGGATTCTAAAGGCTATGCCGCCTATGAGCAGGGCAAGTCCGATGTCGATGAAGGTGATGTAGAGTGTTTTTTTCCATCCGAATTCTTTTTTGCAGGCGGCTATGGTGGCGAGGCAGGGAATGTATATCATAACTACCAAGGTGAACACTATCATCTGGACGGCGCTGAGGGATTCTAGTCCCATGCCTACGGATGCAAGGGTTGTTGCCAGCAAAATAAGCGTGAGTTCTTTGCGTAGCACTCCAAAGATCAGTGGAATCGCAGCTACAGCGGGCAGTCCTAGCCACACGGTCATAAGCGGGCTAGTCGCGTCTACCACGTAGGGCATCAAACCTGACAACGCGATGGCTTCGACGATTATGCTGCCAACGATGATTATGGGGAAGGCAACGTAGACAAAGTCTTTGGTTCGGTTCCATGTTTTGATGGCTAT is from Candidatus Bathyarchaeota archaeon and encodes:
- a CDS encoding TRAM domain-containing protein, with the protein product MAYPVELGEEYELEIVETTPNGEGVGKIKGFPVFVKNAPLGANVKVRVTKLEGGCADAQIAT